The following coding sequences lie in one Populus trichocarpa isolate Nisqually-1 chromosome 14, P.trichocarpa_v4.1, whole genome shotgun sequence genomic window:
- the LOC112324174 gene encoding uncharacterized protein LOC112324174, translating into MRPGRKWNGYGRSADRLGAWTDADRGGGPSPGL; encoded by the coding sequence ATGCGCCCCGGTCGGAAGTGGAACGGTTACGGCCGGTCCGCCGATCGGCTCGGGGCGTGGACCGATGCGGATCGTGGTGGCGGCCCAAGCCCAGGCCTTTGA
- the LOC112324175 gene encoding uncharacterized protein LOC112324175 translates to MAKNKKRSKTSSSNGKDLLHDYSPIPERDNAIIALDEPLASLPNVVPQANTPDLHTLTGGDGFDAGTLKDGVLVGGSSPVISPLPSPGQSTEPANGQLRDIFSSNRSTSGWLIYKFNNEEDKLSVLSGGSYLVYGRPLVLKSTPEYFDFASSEMTTVSVWVKFPNLPLRCWSATCLSKIASVIGKPLQSDMLTSIRSRLSYARVLIELDLMVDLPPSINITLPNIVDLVQKVVYETLPKFCKHCRVLRHTTSACSKAPANVEKYKMDHVGNATRGKEASVMETPLEPTREGKMVEEHTLNPMLAEVSVDGWETIKSRKNNNKKQRPQARGPVIGSNRVENQLASYKGKELGLNSPLKQHEVASLMKRNKIDVCGLLEMKLSSSKVAFMQKFLLKNWKFVSNAEIANTARIVLLWNPSTISIEVINLSAQARRALWEDLKRWCPSSPWIVLGDFNSILSQDDKHDKHNGEPVSSYEVPDFRECCADLGLADLNATGCHFTWSNGSVWSKIDRVMVNPLWFSSQMQTHVHFCTLGAFSDHSPTSIKIGLRPLPGKRNLKFFNMVARAEADLDRHQTLLQMDRDNNQLLTQDKLLRLTLINLKSTEKMFFSQKLKNTFFKESDKGTHFFHSLMNHTHKRNYISTIQRPDGMLTTSISEVGEEFIRYYRSELLGTSKHTTSIDVKVALSGPCINAGSHSFLLAPVSNDSIKEALFSIGNDKAPGPDGYSSLFFKTAWDMVGNDLCAAIRDFFVSGRLLKQVNHSVIALMPKSDNVTFAADFRPISCCNVIYKVISKILAVCSLAWIFVALADDFHVPAWKSSWFAVGSLPMAEWCLRELSLYMVSAWFELIQRGPFVPMCMSCCLLLSAGGRWLVVLLAGSEQFWVLFIILRVAAVGLRAGGRISQALILSLCLAMSIVDYDQSLVADNQEYEFPF, encoded by the exons ATGGCCAAAAACAAAAAGCGATCGAAGACCAGTTCTTCAAATGGTAAAGATCTTCTACATGATTATAGCCCTATTCCTGAACGTGACAACGCTATAATAGCTCTAGATGAGCCTTTGGCTTCCCTTCCTAATGTTGTTCCTCAGGCCAACACCCCGGATCTGCACACCCTCACTGGTGGTG ATGGATTTGATGCTGGTACTTTGAAAGATGGAGTTTTGGTGGGTGGATCCTCCCCTGTCATCTCTCCTCTTCCTAGTCCTGGTCAGTCTACAGAACCTGCTAATGGACAATTGAGAGACATTTTCTCATCAAACCGAAGCACT TCTGGGTGGTTGATTtacaaatttaacaatgaaGAAGACAAGCTCTCCGTCCTCAGTGGTGGTTCTTACCTGGTTTACGGGAGACCTTTGGTTTTGAAATCCACGCcggaatattttgattttgcctCCAGTGAAATGACTACAGTGTCGGTTTGGGTTAAATTTCCAAATCTTCCCCTCAGATGTTGGTCCGCCACATGCTTATCTAAAATAGCTAGTGTAATTGGTAAGCCTCTTCAGAGTGATATGCTGACTTCTATCAGATCTAGACTTTCTTATGCTAGAGTTTTAATTGAGCTGGATTTGATGGTTGATCTTCCTCCTTCAATTAATATTACTCTACCCAACATAGTAGATTTGGTGCAAAAGGTTGTATATGAAACCCTTCCAAAATTCTGTAAACACTGTCGAGTCCTTAGGCACACAACTTCAGCTTGCTCCAAGGCACCTGCTAATGTTGAAAAATACAAGATGGATCATGTGGGCAATGCTACCCGTGGAAAAGAAGCCTCTGTTATGGAAACTCCTCTGGAGCCTACACGAGAGGGAAAGATGGTTGAGGAGCATACTCTTAATCCAATGCTAGCTGAAGTTTCTGTTGATGGGTGGGAAACTATCAAAAGCaggaaaaataacaacaaaaagcaAAGGCCTCAAGCTAGAGGGCCGGTTATAGGGAGCAACAGGGTTGAGAACCAGCTAGCCTCCTATAAGGGCAAGGAATT AGGGCTTAATAGCCCTCTGAAACAGCATGAGGTTGCCAGCCTCatgaagagaaataaaatagatgTCTGTGGTCTTTTAGAGATGAAGTTGTCTTCTTCCAAGGTTGCCTTTATGCAGAAATTTCTGCTAAAGAATTGGAAGTTTGTAAGTAATGCTGAGATTGCCAATACTGCGAGAATTGTTTTATTGTGGAATCCTTCCACTATTAGTATTGAGGTTATTAATTTATCTGCCCAAG CTAGGAGAGCTCTCTGGGAAGATCTAAAGAGGTGGTGTCCTTCCTCACCATGGATTGTTCTTGGTGACTTTAACTCTATTTTATCCCAGGATGACAAACATGACAAACATAATGGTGAACCTGTCTCTAGCTATGAAGTCCCTGATTTTAGGGAGTGCTGTGCTGACCTTGGGCTTGCTGATTTGAATGCTACTGGTTGTCACTTCACCTGGTCCAATGGCAGTGTGTGGAGCAAGATTGATAGAGTTATGGTGAATCCCTTATGGTTCAGCTCACAGATGCAGACTCATGTTCATTTCTGCACTCTTGGGGCTTTCTCAGATCATTCTCCAACTTCAATCAAGATAGGGTTGAGACCTCTGCCAGGCAAGCGGAACCTTAAATTCTTCAACAT GGTGGCTAGAGCTGAAGCAGATTTGGATCGCCATCAAACTCTCTTACAGATGGATAGAGATAACAACCAACTCTTGACACAAGATAAGCTGCTCAGATTGACTCTCATTAATCTTAAGTCTACAGAGAAGATGTTCTTCAGTCAGAAACTCAAAAATACTTTCTTTAAGGAAAGTGATAAGGGCACCCATTTCTTCCATTCTTTAATGAATCATACTCACAAGAGAAACTACATTTCAACTATTCAACGTCCTGATGGTATGCTCACTACATCGATATCAGAAGTTGGAGAAGAATTTATCAGATACTATCGGAGCGAGCTTCTTGGAACCTCAAAACATACTACTTCCATTGATGTAAAGGTGGCTCTCAGTGGTCCCTGTATTAATGCAGGATCCCATTCTTTTCTTCTAGCTCCGGTGTCTAATGATTCAATTAAGGAAGCCCTTTTCAGTATTGGTAATGACAAGGCCCCTGGCCCTGATGGTTACTCGTCCCTTTTTTTCAAAACAGCTTGGGACATGGTTGGCAATGATTTATGTGCTGCTATAcgtgatttttttgtttctggcCGACTCTTGAAGCAAGTAAATCACTCAGTAATAGCTCTTATGCCCAAGTCTGATAATGTCACCTTTGCTGCTGACTTCAGGCCAATATCCTGCTGCAATGttatttataaagttatctctaAAATCCTGGCAG TGTGCTCTCTTGCTTGGATTTTTGTGGCTCTGGCTGATGATTTCCACGTCCCTGCATGGAAGAGCTCATGGTTTGCTGTTGGTTCTTTGCCTATGGCTGAATGGTGTTTACGTGAGCTAAGTCTCTACATGGTATCTGCATGGTTTGAGTTGATTCAGCGTGGTCCCTTCGTCCCTATGTGCATGAGCTGCTGTCTTCTACTCTCGGCTGGTGGAAGATGGCTTGTGG TTCTCTTAGCTGGAAGTGAGCAATTTTGGGTTCTCTTTATAATACTACGTGTGGCTGCTGTTGGCCTTAGG GCAGGAGGAAGAATCTCACAGGCACTTATTCTTTCTTTGTGCTTGGCCATGTCAATTGTGGACTATGATCAAAGCCTGGTTGCGGATAACCAGGAATATGAATTCCCTTTCTAG